A window from Candidatus Bathyarchaeota archaeon encodes these proteins:
- a CDS encoding FAD-dependent oxidoreductase: protein MAAASCAFKNKRRLPPCRAACPADVNVQGYIALLQQGKFKESVELIRKSMPFPAICGRVCFSPCQDACSRKNIDQPVGIRYLKQFAADIEREQGRIKPDPIPKTHSEKVVIVGAGPAGLSAAYELAKLGYPVTVFERMPEPGGMMRYGIPDYRLQKYVVTNEIAYIQDLGVEIKTGVEFGKDVQLDTLRNEGYKAIFIANGAQLSRKLRIPGEDLEGVFHAIEFLRHVSLRKTVDVGEKVAVIGGGNSAIDAACTSLRLGAKEVTILYRRSRNEMPALPHEIEAAKEEGIKFNFLVAPTQIIGEEGRVKIIECLKMELGEPDASGRRRPVPIQGSEHTYEVDTVIPAIGQLPETSCLPSILLDERAHAISVDPLTLETSIPGVFAGGDIVTGPASIIEAIGAGKRAAVSIDRYLNGKNLRTGREEEIEETTWVKDWEKITKKPERYTAPHIDIGRQKVSFEEADELLAKTKEVAMFEARRCLECGPCTECLGSDGLCEADKAVVDETLCTGCNVCAVVCPYGAIKKNERGIAQVDEDLCKGCGTCSASCPDRAITMQRSTVVQIVTNVVAALGRESV, encoded by the coding sequence ATGGCGGCAGCTAGTTGCGCTTTCAAGAACAAACGGAGGCTACCACCATGTCGCGCCGCATGTCCCGCTGACGTGAATGTTCAAGGGTACATTGCTCTACTTCAGCAAGGCAAATTCAAAGAATCGGTGGAACTTATAAGAAAGAGCATGCCCTTTCCGGCAATTTGCGGCAGAGTCTGCTTCAGTCCTTGTCAAGATGCCTGTTCAAGAAAAAACATCGACCAGCCTGTGGGCATTCGTTATTTGAAACAGTTTGCTGCAGACATTGAACGCGAACAAGGGCGAATCAAACCAGATCCCATACCTAAAACGCACAGCGAAAAAGTGGTGATAGTTGGCGCGGGACCAGCAGGACTGAGCGCTGCATACGAACTCGCAAAACTCGGCTATCCAGTCACAGTTTTTGAGCGTATGCCTGAACCTGGCGGCATGATGCGATATGGTATCCCTGACTATCGTCTGCAAAAATATGTTGTGACCAATGAAATAGCTTACATCCAAGATCTGGGTGTGGAAATCAAGACAGGAGTAGAATTCGGCAAAGACGTGCAGCTCGACACTCTACGAAACGAGGGCTACAAAGCTATATTCATAGCGAACGGAGCGCAACTGAGCAGAAAACTAAGGATACCAGGCGAGGATTTAGAGGGCGTTTTTCACGCGATTGAGTTTTTAAGGCATGTATCTCTAAGAAAAACCGTTGATGTAGGCGAAAAAGTTGCAGTCATTGGAGGAGGCAACAGCGCCATTGATGCCGCTTGCACCTCGCTAAGGCTTGGGGCAAAAGAGGTCACGATTCTCTACCGTCGCTCGCGGAACGAAATGCCAGCGCTTCCCCACGAAATAGAGGCCGCCAAAGAAGAAGGAATTAAGTTCAATTTTCTAGTTGCACCCACACAAATTATTGGTGAAGAAGGCAGGGTCAAGATTATAGAATGTTTGAAGATGGAGCTGGGAGAGCCTGACGCAAGCGGCAGAAGGCGTCCAGTGCCCATCCAAGGGTCTGAGCACACGTATGAGGTGGATACAGTAATTCCGGCGATCGGCCAACTGCCGGAAACTTCATGTCTACCTTCCATTCTTTTGGATGAGCGTGCACATGCAATTTCGGTTGATCCATTAACGCTGGAGACTAGTATCCCAGGCGTTTTTGCGGGAGGCGACATAGTCACTGGTCCCGCAAGCATCATCGAGGCTATAGGTGCAGGCAAACGAGCGGCTGTCTCGATCGACCGTTATTTAAACGGCAAGAATTTGAGGACTGGAAGAGAAGAGGAAATTGAGGAGACAACTTGGGTTAAAGACTGGGAAAAGATAACGAAAAAGCCTGAAAGATACACCGCCCCACACATAGACATAGGGAGACAGAAAGTAAGCTTTGAGGAAGCCGATGAACTTTTAGCGAAGACCAAAGAAGTCGCCATGTTCGAAGCCAGGAGGTGTCTCGAATGCGGGCCATGCACAGAGTGTCTCGGAAGCGATGGGTTGTGTGAAGCTGACAAAGCTGTAGTTGATGAAACTTTATGCACCGGCTGCAACGTCTGCGCGGTAGTTTGTCCATACGGCGCCATAAAGAAGAACGAAAGGGGGATTGCACAAGTCGACGAAGATCTGTGTAAAGGCTGTGGAACCTGTAGTGCAAGTTGTCCCGACCGGGCGATTACTATGCAGCGATCTACAGTTGTTCAAATTGTGACTAATGTTGTAGCCGCTTTGGGGAGGGAGTCCGTATGA
- a CDS encoding DUF2061 domain-containing protein: MDTKLRSLLKSATWRVTGILVLGATTWIITGNWIQTTYITAIFNVIQVVFYYFHERLWERTNWGKG, translated from the coding sequence TTGGACACAAAATTGAGAAGCCTGCTCAAGAGCGCAACTTGGAGAGTTACGGGGATTTTAGTATTAGGAGCAACCACATGGATCATTACAGGCAATTGGATCCAGACGACATACATCACTGCGATATTTAATGTAATTCAGGTTGTTTTCTATTACTTTCATGAAAGATTGTGGGAACGAACCAATTGGGGAAAAGGGTAG
- a CDS encoding phosphate uptake regulator PhoU, with translation MESRKLQKVGYSTLSVSLPSNYVKEMNLKRGDTVFLAPEKDGSLKLFPSKILKPTEGIEEYICNSDLCDDPKMLERIIVGSYILGRDLFSIISSERMRSEHIEEVRGIMSKLIGLGIVEETPDRVVLQCSVDPRKFHLDMLLRRLSIISLTIVKEAVQALVEFDTSLAKDAINREDEADMMYLLAMRLLISAQRRREVAKEIGLKDPLHILYFGLMLRYLELIADYAEEIARRVIELLQKYRDQLPKWVIERISNLNDLTHDLVLKSVDCFFIGDIKIANSLLEIRTFIELERDRLMQELPEIPHLRLILWNITRIAHNGARIALIAIDNSLERKTKICSKRWSTSFK, from the coding sequence ATGGAGAGTAGAAAGTTACAAAAAGTTGGCTACTCAACCTTATCGGTCTCTCTACCCAGCAACTATGTGAAGGAAATGAATCTGAAACGTGGAGACACAGTCTTCCTTGCGCCAGAAAAAGATGGCTCTCTTAAGTTATTTCCAAGCAAAATTCTCAAACCAACAGAAGGAATCGAGGAGTACATCTGCAACTCTGATTTATGTGACGACCCGAAGATGTTGGAACGGATAATCGTTGGTAGCTACATTCTCGGCCGTGACCTCTTCTCAATAATATCTTCTGAAAGGATGCGTTCTGAACATATCGAAGAAGTCAGGGGGATAATGTCTAAACTGATCGGATTAGGAATCGTAGAGGAGACGCCTGATCGTGTTGTACTTCAATGTTCTGTTGACCCAAGAAAATTCCATTTGGACATGCTGTTGCGAAGGCTTTCCATAATTTCGTTGACCATTGTAAAGGAAGCAGTCCAAGCACTCGTAGAGTTCGACACTTCATTAGCAAAAGACGCTATAAACCGAGAGGATGAAGCTGATATGATGTATTTGCTTGCGATGCGGTTGCTAATTTCTGCACAAAGAAGAAGAGAAGTAGCTAAAGAAATAGGATTGAAAGACCCCTTACACATTCTATACTTTGGACTGATGTTGAGATACCTTGAGTTGATTGCTGATTACGCTGAAGAAATAGCCCGCAGAGTTATTGAACTACTACAAAAATATAGAGATCAATTGCCTAAATGGGTAATCGAAAGAATAAGCAATCTAAATGACTTAACCCATGACTTGGTCTTAAAATCTGTAGACTGCTTCTTCATAGGCGACATCAAGATCGCAAACAGCCTTTTAGAAATACGGACTTTCATTGAGCTGGAAAGAGACCGGTTGATGCAGGAGCTTCCTGAAATACCGCATTTGAGGTTGATACTTTGGAACATCACCAGAATAGCACACAATGGTGCACGCATTGCCTTGATAGCCATAGACAACTCTCTTGAAAGAAAAACTAAGATATGTTCGAAACGCTGGTCAACAAGCTTCAAATAG
- a CDS encoding hydrogenase iron-sulfur subunit, which translates to MMFRPKIIGFICNWSLPTEVDIASTSRIQGYPKIRIVRVMCVGRIDPVIVLETFARGADGVLVIGCHPPDCHYIEGNLQAERKIKMLKKLISRTGLEPERLRLDWAYASEIECFPKIVDDFRNQVTALGPSPLAGEEPDKNILAEIMAAKAVAGDSRLRTLVGREKQMIEEGNVYDEKVEQEEFDEVMDESIDAEYVRSRIRLLVKDNPMSIEGLAKHLSLDPKKVLRHIVVLRQRGLVALDRIEGEDPLYIALEVV; encoded by the coding sequence ATGATGTTTAGGCCTAAAATCATTGGTTTTATATGTAACTGGAGTTTGCCTACAGAGGTGGACATTGCGAGCACTAGCAGAATACAAGGTTACCCCAAAATACGCATCGTACGAGTAATGTGTGTTGGGAGAATCGATCCAGTTATCGTGCTGGAAACCTTTGCCCGAGGTGCAGACGGAGTTTTAGTAATTGGTTGTCACCCACCCGATTGCCATTACATCGAAGGAAACCTTCAAGCAGAACGAAAAATTAAGATGCTGAAGAAACTCATTTCGCGAACTGGTCTTGAACCAGAGCGCCTTCGGCTAGACTGGGCTTATGCATCCGAAATTGAGTGCTTCCCAAAGATCGTTGACGATTTTAGAAATCAGGTGACGGCGCTAGGACCGTCTCCTTTAGCCGGAGAAGAACCAGACAAAAACATATTGGCTGAAATAATGGCAGCCAAAGCGGTGGCGGGAGATTCTAGACTACGAACGCTGGTGGGCAGGGAGAAGCAAATGATCGAAGAAGGAAACGTATACGATGAGAAGGTGGAGCAGGAGGAGTTTGACGAAGTGATGGATGAGAGCATTGATGCAGAGTACGTACGAAGCAGAATCCGTCTCCTAGTGAAGGATAACCCCATGTCCATTGAGGGGTTGGCCAAACATTTGAGCTTAGACCCGAAAAAGGTGTTGCGTCACATAGTAGTTTTGAGGCAGAGGGGTTTAGTTGCGCTGGATAGAATCGAAGGGGAGGACCCACTATACATCGCATTGGAGGTAGTGTGA